taatttagttAATGAGTTTCGATGTAACTGATACTAGAAGTATTATACCTAACGCCTAATTTCTTGGAATtgttcttttctatttttttaatcattatttgtctACGAAAACTTATCCATAAAAATCATTGCTTGATTCTAAGCGAATAGTAtctgcatattttaaaaatactaacgAAGAATTTtacgacaataaaattaatattcaattaagcCCAAAGAAATTGTGTTTTATAAACCGTGAATGGATAATGAcgataattaatgaatagaaTAGGCATACATTTAGAATTAAGtaatatacatagatttaatttatattagttactagtaataactaataagaaaatgaatagcaCGTAGTTCATGTAAAATACAAACGGCGTTACTTCACAAGCAATATATgatattaactatattttgttgtcagcagtTCATCTTTCCACTTCTTTTCTTCAAATCTGTGTTGTTCTGAACatggattggttgaattagaatttgCTCTTTTTAAGCTGCGAACGATTTTGAACAATGATTGAACAATAGTTCCCCAGTTGGGAAGAATAGAccaactaccaattgatttagAGGTTTCTTTTCTCGTTTCCTTTTctaatgaaaggttgcgtgtgTGACTGAAGGTAAGGACGTGTTCCCCCTCAGCGCGTAGGTCCCTTCTTGGCTCGTGCATGTCCCTCATTGCCGACGTCACTCAGTGCCTTCTACCTTGGAACAACAGGTGCGCTGCTATCAACCTCAACGTAAAACATTCTTACTCTTCTTCTGGAGATGTGATTGGGGAGTGAATCATTGGATCTTCGGTGTGTGTAGTGTGGGCATTGAAAGCAGGATCGGGCATATATAAGCCGCCTCATCTCCTGCGTACTTGTACCTAAAATGGAGGGGAATTCGAGTCGTAGGGAAATCTCGTGGATGAAGTATCCGTCACGGTGGATGAGCATCCTCTTCTTTCTCTCTTACTTTGCCTCCTCCATTGGGCTGACCTTGTACCAGAAGAAAGTGCTGAATGTAGATGGGTTGCCGCACTCCAGTCCCAATTTCCAGACTTGTAATTCCTTTCTCTTAATTCCAGAGGTATCCGTATCCCTTAACCATCGTCATGCTACATCTGGTGATCAAGTTCCTTTTGGCCTGGACTCTTCGACTCTCTCTTGGCAAATATCGACAGAATGTCGTTTTGGAATGGAGAAAGTATGTGAGTCAACTCTCCGTGATTGGTTGCACTTCCGCATTAGACATTGGACTCTCCAATTGGGCACTTGAATTTGTCACCATTTCCCTCTATACCATCACGAAAACCACGTCCACACCCTTCATACTCTTGTTtgcattattattcaatctggaaagaaaagtatataagaCATTTAGGATTCTTATCCATTTTACTATTACTATATCATTGTTTGTTCTTCTATCCAGTCTTGGGCTCTCATCTTAAcggttttcatcattttttccgGTCTTTTTCTATTTTCGTACGAATCCACAAGTTTCAACCTCATAGGCTTCACTATGGCATTATCAGCCTCCTTACTCTCGGGAATTAGATGGACGTATACGCAACTCGTCATGCAGAAGAGGTCGGATTTAGGACTGACAAATCCATTGGATATGATATATCATGTTCAACCAATGATGATCCTTACTCTCATTgtattttctatactttttgaAGGTAAcagattcattttatttcactAAATAGATGTACCGTTGTCATTTTTGTAGGAGAAACTATCGCTACAAGTGTTCATGGATTCCGTTTTCATTCCTTTAGTGATGTGTCTGCAACGCTATTTTATATCGGAATGGGTGGATTGCTTGCATTCTTTATGGAAATAAGTGAATATTTTGTGGTATATTCCTATTCTTCATTGACTTTAGCCATCACAGGCGTggtaaaggtaaaaaaaaatacacaaaatgtCAATGATTTGATTTCtatacttacataaatatattacttcttTGAAGGATATCGTTTTGATATTAAGTGGTATCTCCATTTACCATGATAATATTACTCTTATCAAAGGGATTGGGATCTTAATCTGTCTGGGGGGCATATTAATTCATGTCACGCGTAAGCAACTACAGAAAAGTGCTCCATCGACTAAAAAAACCTCAATTACATCGAGCTTCCATACATATTGGTGATAGCATTCCTCTGTTAAGTGATAGCGATTTCTCTGACGATGATGAAATAATGGCCTCTGCAACTAAGAAATTCAAGGAAATGgatgatgattttattttaaatagtgagCACAGGGCTTGGGACTCTGTTAAAAATCAACATCTTCACATGTCAAGGAGTGCTAGAGATGGTGAGTTCATAGAAGGACCTCCTTCTTCATCTCCGACCCATGTAAACATTCTGGATCCTTGAGAACTCTTATCTACTTTTCTTTATACCTCTAGTCATCTGAACTTTACTATGAAAGTTTTTAATTGCAGTGCTACACCCATATGTTGTAAAAcacatgtataaaaatatattctgttaTCATGAAAGTTTATTAGATAATGAGTGGtattatttgtacaatattcattcattaatataCTGTTGACGTgtgatcatatttaattatgttattgtAATACACATAgattatttgtatgtttttgtatCCAATTAATGTGTCTGTATACTTTGGTGTATATTCCTGGCGAGTTTTTTAGGGCACAGCCTCTTCCTCTACTAACAATTCCTATAAGAAATGCCCTTTTCCCTTTCCAAATCCACAAAGGAGATCCAGAATCACCTGTACATGAATCAGCTCCTCCAAAGATACTATAAGTTTTTGTGTTCTTATTTGGAAGGAACCGATATCTTcgctataattaatataaataagaatttgtGCACGCAAGAGTTTTTACgatcaatttaattgaaaatattagttaacaaattttatatctaatttttgtaaacttGCTCGAAGTTTcagatgaattaattttatatttgatcacTTATAACATCCAAGTACTTAAAGTAGGCCTCTATGAATAATGTTTGCTTtgagtttattaatatttttatacatattgaaTTGGTAACTTCCTTAGTATGAAACTGACAGgctcacacacaaaaaaaaatcaaaatcagtaTATTAGAGATGTTATAATATATGGTATTTCAAATACCTAcgtttatttatggaatattacTTAACTACTTAAAATAGGTGAAGTATTATAATAGTATTGATATCAAAAAGAGATCCGTATTCGTTTAATGAGAGTATAAGGTGAAACGTTTTATATACTTGATTGATCCAAAGTTCGATACGTATAGTTGAAAATAAAGATACTAATACGTCTTTCAATTAAGTATAATTGTATttgtaataactaaaaaaagctattaaaaaatcaaatgtaaattTCAGAATGACtagattattgtttttttatgccAGATAAAATACACTTTCCATTATAgctttattcaatataaaaattgacatgGAGCGGTGTGACTCAGTggcttgggagaaattattctcttgaacccAATGTGTGTAAATTCGGTTCATGGTCGGCGAAGGAAGAACATGCAGTAGTG
The sequence above is drawn from the Lepeophtheirus salmonis chromosome 5, UVic_Lsal_1.4, whole genome shotgun sequence genome and encodes:
- the LOC121117294 gene encoding LOW QUALITY PROTEIN: solute carrier family 35 member C2 (The sequence of the model RefSeq protein was modified relative to this genomic sequence to represent the inferred CDS: deleted 1 base in 1 codon), yielding MEGNSSRREISWMKYPSRWMSILFFLSYFASSIGLTLYQKKVLNRYPYPLTIVMLHLVIKFLLAWTLRLSLGKYRQNVVLEWRKYVSQLSVIGCTSALDIGLSNWALEFVTISLYTITKTTSTPFILLFALLFNLERKSWALILTVFIIFSGLFLFSYESTSFNLIGFTMALSASLLSGIRWTYTQLVMQKRSDLGLTNPLDMIYHVQPMMILTLIVFSILFEGETIATSVHGFRFHSFSDVSATLFYIGMGGLLAFFMEISEYFVVYSYSSLTLAITGVVKDIVLILSGISIYHDNITLIKGIGILICLGGILIHVTRKQLQKSAPSTKKPQLHRASIHIGDSIPLLSDSDFSDDDEIMASATKKFKEMDDDFILNSEHRAWDSVKNQHLHMSRSARDGEFIEGPPSSSPTHVNILDP